AGAAAAACTTGCTTCCTCTTAGCGGCGGTTGTGCAAAATGAGGCGCAAAGTGTACCAGCCCGAGCCATAGAAGTACTCGGTGGGGTCAAAAAGGCGGTCCCTCACCAAGATTTCGCGCAGCCATCCATGGGTCCAGTCCACAGTGACTTCGATAGTCCGAAACGCATAACGGTCATCAGCGGCGTGAAACACAAGGCGGTAGCGACTTGTGCCGGGGTGAACTGGCGTTAGACTTTCGAGGCGAGAGATGGAGTTGCGGACTTCGCCTAGCACCGCGAAGTCAGTCAAGTTAAACAAGGGGTGCTGCTGTACTTGTGGCGCCAACAATCGCATGGGTGCGTCAGTGCCTACCCCCGTGTCTAGCCTGCCAGTACTTCGGTCGCCGCTCCACTGGAAGTAAGTGATGTCGCTGGTCTTGTGTTCCCCCAGAGTGATTTGCCAAGGATAGTCAAAGGTAAGCTTTCTCCACCAAAAATTGCCTGGAACTGCGCCAAACGGTGGAGTAGTGAAATTCTCAATTTGCCCCGTTATTGCCAGGGAGTCCTCGTGCTGGGGCATAGTGAGCTGCGCGGTAAAACCTAGCCTTCTGCTGTTGGCGGCATTGTTCAGCATGGTAATTATCGACTCAAGTTCGCTCTCGGCGAAGTTGCCGGCTTCAATGCTTAGCCCGCGCTCGGGGGACCGGTGTACTTGCCAACGGAGTTCCTGAGTAACCGCGTTAGTTAATGGCAGGTAGGTCACCCCGCGAAAGATAAGCCAAGGCAGGCCGGTCTCTGGTGGCATGACGCGGCGTCCATTCATAGTGATGGTTTGCCTCTTAATGGTAGCCCTAAATGTGGCTGCTGTATCGTTAAAGTGAGCATCGGGCGGGTCTAGGGGTGCAAACCTACCCCTCGTCACGATGGTAAGACCTTCTTCGGCAGTCCATGTGGTTTCTAGGCCCATGAAGCGACTCAAGTTCCAAGTGAGAGGGAAGTAGGTAGTGTTGCCGTACTCAAGCAAGGGGTATTGGTTGTTTATCTGGTTAAAGAGTACGCCCTGCAGCCATACAGGTTGGGCAAGTAGCTTAACGTCGACCATTACTTGCCTAGTAGCCATGGCAGGCGGCATAAAGAGTGTGCTTACACCAAGTGCCAGCACCAAGTATAGGAAAACGACTCGTCTGACTATCCGCCAAGGGGACGTATGAGAGCGAGACATGTTACAACCTCCTCTAGTTTGATTAATGTTGCTAGTGCTATCAGATAATTAGACAAGCCACAAGGAAACTCCTGCAAGTAATCCTAGGTGAAGAGGGAAGTGATATGATAAAATAGGAAAGTTGATATAGTTAGATTGCGAGGCAAGGCAGTGGAGAATAAGAATTCCGTTTTCAAAGTGGCACTCATTCTCAGTGTGGTGTCGATTCTGAGCCGACCCCTTGGTTTTATTCGCGAGCAAGTCATTGCCTGGCGCTTTGGCGCCGGCGCAACTGTCGATGCCTATGTCGCCGCCCTTTTTATCCCCCAACTACTAGCAGGTATTATCGGGGGTATACTGCCCACGGCCTTTCTGCCTGTGTACAGTGAGGACCGTGATACGCCAGAAGGAAGGAGCCTCGTGGCCACCACAGCGGGAGCAATTGCCCTGCTTGGCATCGCCGGTAGTGTGCTGGCACAAATATTTGCGCCACTCTTGGTGAGGGTTCTCGTGGGCAGCTTTTCGGCGGAACAACAGGCTGTGACTGCTTCACTCTTGCAAGTTCTCTCTTTTGGTACCTTTTTGATGAGTTTATCGGCTTTCTTAACCATATTGTTTAACAGCCATCAACAATTCTTCTTGCCAGCCTTAATTCCGGTTCTGCAAAACGTCATCATTATCGCGGGCTTGTTGCTACTTGGGACTTGGGGTATAGAGGGGCTGGCATGGTCCACATTGGTCTCCATGGGTGTGACGGCGGTGCTGCTCTTCATGTTAGCGCTCTATCGTGGGTTTCCGGTCCTAGCCGTGCCGAAGTTTTGGAATCCAAAATTCATTAAAGTGCTCAAGCTTTCGGCGCCCATCTTTGTGAGCAGTCTCTTCGGGCAGGTGTACATGGTGGTTGATCGCCGCCTCGCCTCCGGGCTCGATGTGGGCAGCATCGCCGCCCTGAACTTTGCGAATCGCCTTGTTCAATTGCCGGTTTCTATTTTTGTGGCCGCGCTGGCGACCGCGGCTTATCCCACCTTGGCCGCCCTGGCCTCGCGTGGTGATAAAAAAGGTTTTGCCTCGACCACAATTAGCAGCCTGCGGGGCTTGGTAGTGCTTCTGGTGCCAGCGACGGTAGGTCTATGGGTATTGCGTTACCCGATAGTGCGTTTGGCTTTTGAACGAGGCTCGTTTGATGCCGCTGCGACAGAGAAGACCGCCTATGCGCTGGGTTTTTATGCCTTAGGCTTGCTCGGACTGGCTACGGCACAGGTCCTAACTCGCGCTTTTTTTTCCCTGCATGATACTCTGACGCCCGTGAAAATAGGCATTGCTACCTCCTTGCTGAACACAGCCCTGGCCTTACTCTTGGTCTACCCTTTGGCCCACGGAGGGCTAGCGTTAGCTAATTCTCTCGGAACTTCTGTTAGCTCGCTATGGCTATTTTATGCGCTGCGCAAAAAACTAGGACCTGTGCCGATGGGCATGCTGCCTCTGCTCCTAAAAGTGGGTGGGGCTTCACTAGTAATGGGTGTTACAAGCGCTGTGGTCATGGCCTTTACTGCCGGATATGGACAAATTATCTCGCTTGGAGCGGCTGTGTCGCTGGGGCTACTGGTCTATGGCCTCTCATTGCTACTGGCTGGGGTAGATGAGGTGGCCTTGGTACTAAAGAAGCTGCAAAATAGG
The sequence above is drawn from the Bacillota bacterium genome and encodes:
- the murJ gene encoding murein biosynthesis integral membrane protein MurJ, which translates into the protein MENKNSVFKVALILSVVSILSRPLGFIREQVIAWRFGAGATVDAYVAALFIPQLLAGIIGGILPTAFLPVYSEDRDTPEGRSLVATTAGAIALLGIAGSVLAQIFAPLLVRVLVGSFSAEQQAVTASLLQVLSFGTFLMSLSAFLTILFNSHQQFFLPALIPVLQNVIIIAGLLLLGTWGIEGLAWSTLVSMGVTAVLLFMLALYRGFPVLAVPKFWNPKFIKVLKLSAPIFVSSLFGQVYMVVDRRLASGLDVGSIAALNFANRLVQLPVSIFVAALATAAYPTLAALASRGDKKGFASTTISSLRGLVVLLVPATVGLWVLRYPIVRLAFERGSFDAAATEKTAYALGFYALGLLGLATAQVLTRAFFSLHDTLTPVKIGIATSLLNTALALLLVYPLAHGGLALANSLGTSVSSLWLFYALRKKLGPVPMGMLPLLLKVGGASLVMGVTSAVVMAFTAGYGQIISLGAAVSLGLLVYGLSLLLAGVDEVALVLKKLQNRFGKKLR